The DNA window cctctgccaggctggggaaGAGGGATCAAGTAGGCAAACGTGTGAAGGATCCTCGCCCCAGTGAAGATCCTGAAGTGCAGCAGGGCCGTGGAAAGCTCAGGGCCACTCAGAGCATACAGCAGCCCAATGCCAACAAATGGGACGATATTTTCCAGGTCATTCAGGTGGGCTCTGGGGAAAGAAGCAAAGTTATTTTAAAGTGTTATATTCTGTTGAATAAACCACTTCAAGCCCATTATTTTTCAGCATCTTCACAGCATGCTACTATTCAACAACTCTTGGCTTCCTCTGCAGAGGGGACTTGATTCAGGTACTGAAACAATTTTGGCATGTTCATGTGACACCACTCTTGTCTCCCCTGCTGTACCCCACATTTTTAAGCTTCTGATCTTCTGTATGTAAGGCATCAGTTTTTCCCCAAGATCTTGGTAACATTAAGGACTTACATGAGGTGTCTGAGTGCACCTGGGTATGCAAGAATGCAGTCAGGGAAGAAGAGAGGTGGCTGTGGTCTTGCAGCCTCTCTCAATTAACATCAATTAACAGGAGGACTGTGACTGAAACTATAACTGTTCATGGCCCAGATGGTCTATTCTAATCCCATAAATCCAGTTTGTAGTGTCCAAAACGGAAACATGAAATATCCTACACAGGAACCATTCCATTGAATGTTCATGAAGTTCCATCATCTTGAAGATTATTTTTGAACATCTAACAGAGGTGACAGTTAGGCTTTTCGTTCCTTTTCACCACTTTGAGCAcaaaaatagctgaaaaaatgtttgaaattttGAAACCATCATATAATTCACCAAAAATGTGTTGAGACTGAACTCCGTATCTTGAAGTTTTCTTTCACACCCCTTCTTTCAGTTCCCTTCACCTCTTTAGATAAATTATACTTCCAGCCTAATTTACTGATTGAAACAACATCTAAGCCTTACTAATGATGTCAAATTTCAGAGCCAACTGGAATCAGGTCATGACATTGTCTTGCAGCTGCTTTTAGAATATATTTATCATTATGAGGAAACACATCCCTCCAGACTTTTTATTCTCATTCCCCATAAAAGTACTCTgaagaaaacttttattttacttgaaaataGTCTTTTTTCGCCATAAACTGAACACATTCCAATCACTTACACTAAAGAGAAGCCATGTTAAATTTATGTGGCATTATCTGTTGCCACGAAgcttgcagaagaaaatatagAAAACTTCCACTAAGAACCACAGTTGGGAGGAAAATATGGATGCTGGAACACCAACATAGTAACTAGAACCAAGCTGACTTACTAGGCCTGGGGATGTCTGAAAAACTccacaaaacagcaaaacaggaTTTGCTAAAAAAGGGTTTTAAAAATCTATTCCGTGAAAATGACTGAGGTGATTGTCATTTCTCTACAACATTCTGAGTTAAATGGGTCATAAAGTTAAGTCTCAACTTAGCTGGCCTCTTACAATTTACAAAGAGAAAGGAATTGCCCCTCACCATAAAAGTTTCCACTTTTATGTAACACCCATGAAATTAAGCCAACTCCCTGAATTACTCAGGGGCAGAAAAGGAAGGAGCAGAACATCTTTACAGCCCACTTGGATTAAGTTCTTCTTTCTGAGATTTTAATCCACAAGAGGCATACAGAAACATGCTTTGTGAAACAACAGCCATTATTTGCAAGGATGTAGTGTTCTAAAATCTGCACTGGTCTGTATTTTCAGGATCTTCCCTAATGGAGGTTTACATTAGTAGAGTTCACTGACATTCAAGCTTTTGGtatgaaaataaacagcttCATCAAGGAATAATCCTATGGAAAGCATTCCATTAAAGCCTTCCTTGTTAGCAGAGGTGTATCATACAGCATCCCAAAATATCTGattttggaaacagaaaattttgcCATGAGCTACATCAACTTATGGTCATATTTTACAGTGTTCTCATGACTTTGCCCATGCAGACAGGACACTACCCAAGAGTTAGCTATGATAACCAGACAGTGGCTTATTGTTTTTAGAAGGCACACTGAACATCTGAATGTAGAATGGTTTGTTCATTTAAACTAATTAATATATTAGACTGCTACGTAATGCACTataaaaaacacacacaggCTTGACAGAGATCAGGGTGAAATTAACTCCTTGATTTAATATTATTCTgttaattaaaataactttcGAAGGTTCCTGTGTATTACCTGCGTACACGTTCAACATCTGGATCAGTCCTCAGGTATTTCTTGGCACTCTCCCCTTTTCCAAATGATTCTGTGTCTTCTGGGTTGACAAATGCCTGTTTCAAACACAAGCACACAAGTGACATACGCAGCCAAAATGTTTTATCCAGTCAAGGCATCTTGCTATAAAGGCCACTCTCTTTTTTTACCAAAGTCTCAATAACCTCACTTAACTTACACGAAGCTAAAAGCACAGAGTGTAATACAGTGTTTGCTGCATCACTGCTTTCTTGAGCCCGACCTGTACATGGCTTGTGTGCTGACAAATAAATGCAGTGTAACTTATGCATTTAGATAAAGCCTTGTGAGATGGACAAGCCTGCACAAAAGGCAGTAGGCTGACAGAACACGGGCACCTACAAGACACAAGGTCTCAAGTCTCTTTTTCACCATTCCTGACCAATTATCTGAAAGTGTTTTGGATCCCTTCCTTCCACAGAAGTCTACACAGCAATAGTATCCAACAGCCTTTATTCCCATTCTCATTTATGACCGAGAAAGTGTCTCCCTTTCCTTTTAGGTACAAATTTTTACACTTATATGACCCATTATTACCTAAAAATACTGCAAGATGCTACTTGAAAGTAACATTTAATTCAGTGCAGACTGCAGTTGATTTCTCCCGGCTGACACATGTAGTAACACATGCATTCTGTGGACTGTTCAGGTTATGCAGTTATAAGTCAAGAAAATCTTTGTATTTTGGGAGAGCTACATGATGGCTTTCCAGGACAGACTTGATCCCTATTTGTGAAATATCCTCAGCCTCAGAATTCTAGAGGTGTTCTAACAGTATCCTCAGCAACATTTTACATTCTCTTGCTTCACTCctttcctggatttttctttcaagactTCTTCTATAttatacagaaaattaaaattgctttacaattttttctgtttgtaataTTACTAACATAATGAAACCAAGCCCTATTGTCATCTGCATCCACAGAGCAGTTCAGCTGGGTTCTCCTGCAACAAGCAGgaacaaaaagcagcagttcAACAAAAGGACTACACCACAATCCTTGAAGCACACACAGTCTTGCAGAAGCAGATCTTATAAAAACAGCCATATGAGTGAGGCCCACTCAGGGCTCTTTCAGTCCAGGACCAAGTGTTTCCTACAGAGGCCATGAGAAGATGCCTAAAGAAAACCAAGAACAGGGCAAACACAACACATTTCCCATGAGCACTTTCCTCTAAAACAGATGCAGCTTCTACATTGTTTAGTGAACTTCAGTGgaactttcatatttttatctAGCCCAAACATCAAGCTACaggttttcaaatattttcaaatgttttcagatattttcaaaattgaaAATCCAGTTTTCAGTCTGCTTCTCACTCtagaaaaacagtaatttcttttcagataGACCTATCTGCTATAACAATTAGGGAATGCAAAAAGCTTTTGAACTCTTGGATGAAAGGGCTATAGATGAATAAAAACCTATTGCCCTCTTCTGACCCTACCAGTTGGTTATTCTTGTAATATGGCTCCATATCACACTTTTGTTGCTTTATAAATTGGGTACCCTGGACATGAGCTTTCCACAGAAGACAATGGAAATGACAGTTATGAAAAactcttatttaaaaataacagaaatgttTTAGAAGAGTCGTCAAATGCAAGTATAATTCAGTCTCGTAATTATCTCACAATTAGGTTAAAAACATCATCCAGCAGAGACCAGCAGAACACCAAACTCAGAATCTCTCCAGAACAGGGAGAAGGAAGCAAGTGAACAGCAGCAGTATTTGGAAGCTGAAAAGACATAGCTGTGATATCTCTGTATTTGAATACAAATGTCAGTCTGTTCTCCCAGCCAGTATTTCCAAGTGATTACCTTCCTTGTGATCCTGAAGTATGCTGTTACCAGACTCATTAGCATCATTTTAATAAGAACAATGGCTGCATAAGTCACATAAGCCCGGAAGACTTCATTGTCAATTAACTGGGTCGATTTGGCCATTTCTCCCCTTCTCACTGACGACCACTAAAAAACATTAGAGTTAGTTAAAACTAAAATCATTGCACTCCAAAGTTCTGACAACAACACTGTGTTAAGAGTCTTGTTTTTTAGCATCACTGCAATGACAGCATGATTTTGCAACCGTGGaaagtttattttcaaacaattttcccagctgttttttttttcacaatagCATAATATAACACATTAAGATgataaattataatattttgCTTCCATTAGAAATGCTTACTAAACTGTCAAGGTACAAACtaccaaaatatttaatgtaattGCAGAAACAACACTTAGTCACAGAAATTAGTACTCTTTTGAAATAACACAAGGAGTTAGACCAATTTTAGACCAATTCATTTGAATTAGCAAATTTCCCTAAGCAGTTACCAGGATATGAGTGTGTGACAATGCTATGAGCACTACAGAATGTAAAGAGGAAAATTAGTATTGCCTACCTTTTTTTGTGTGCAGAATGACACAATTATAATTGCACTTCAGCTTTCAAACTAACCAGCACCTTCCTACCCAGCAGTAACTTGTGATCAAACTGAGTTGAACAtgcatttttcccctctgagaCCTTGCTCTTAACAATTGCTTTTAGCATGACTTACGGGCAAAGATTAAGTTGTAATGACAAAAAGGAGAGGactatttctgcttttatcaTGGGAGGTTTAAACTAATGAAGTCTCTTTCCAATGAGACCGTACCAAACCCACAGCTTTATGGAGGCGGCTCCTTTTATCAACACCAGAAAGTTAAGAGTGCTAAGGAGTGaatgcaggcaaaaaaaaaaaataaaataaaaacacatccCCATGCACATTCAATTTTTACCCTGCACAAACCCAAGCTTTTGCCTCACCAAGTGCTTCAGCCATGCACTTAGTGACTAGGAATCCATACAACTAGGATGTCGTAGCTTTGCCATAGGCCAAAATAAATGAACTTTTTTGTTACAGCTAACTTACTTTCTGTGATATAATTTTAACAATGgcaataaaaattttaatattcaCTTGATTACGGTTTTAACAACCTCTCATCTCGCTTTCAGCACAGTCAGCTATTGCCAAACAGGGAGAACTTGGTGAGCAAAGAGCATTATGGAAGTCTTGCTCTGAAGGCAGGTCCTCGGTGAGGAAGTGGGCAGGATggagaaaagcagctgtttgCTCAGTGAAAACAAAGCTAGCCTTGCCTGGACCTGTCTGCTGTGGTGATGGGATTTTGCTCCCTCTTTTATCCTTTCTAAAACAGTGCTTGGGTCGCTGGGCCTAGCACAGGGTCTGTGGGCCATGGGAAATTAATTCAATGTAACTCTGCCTTCTCTCTCATTACAGTCCAGTTCCCAAGGTACACAGCGACCTGGAGAGGACTCCTCAGAAACGGACAGTAACTGCTTCTATCCATTTTAACAATCTTGTTGAAGCATTACAACAGAACTGTCCTGGTACTTTTAGCTTTGTATCACAGCAAAAAGCACGCAGTGtttcacatacacacacacacacacacataaaaaaaaaaaaaaaaattacatgccAAGTCATCGCCATGGGacactgctcagagcagctttgGAGCTCAGCCACATTCATCCATTTTCCCTCGCTGCCCTGTGACCTCTCCAGGCTCCAACGGTGCCCAGGACCCCTCAGCGCAAAACGGAAGGGCACCGACCGAGAAATCGGGAGAGAAATTGCAGAAACAAGCCCCAAACACGCAAGCAGCACGGGGTTTGAAGGGACGGGCTCGTTCCGGTTGCAAACATCCTGACACACACGGGTAACAGCAATAACAGCGACGCTAATGACGATGGTTTGTCTCCGCAACCCCGCCGCGGGTGCTCGGAGCAGCGGCCGGGCCCGGAccctcccgccgccgccacGCGTGTCCCGGCCAGCCACGGCACCGCCGGGGCCGCTCGCTCGCTCGCCTCTCAAACGAAACTTCCCCAAGCGCCGTGTGCCCGCAGGCTCCGCTCCCAAGCCACATCTGATTCCCGGCCCGGCGGGAGATGCCGCCATCCCAGATCCCCCTCACACGGAACTCCCGCGCCGCCCTCCCGCACCCGCGGCGGCTTTGgctgccgggccgggccccgccgccccctcccgcACCTCGGCCGTGCCCGCGGCGATccgagccctgctgctctccgGCGGACActgcggcccggcccggcccggcccggctcggccccgCCTCGCCCCGTCGGCCGCGGGGGCGGGTCCGGCCCGGGCCGCCCTCACGGAGCCCCGCGGGCCCGGGGCGGCCGCAGGAGCGGCGGGTCCGGCCCGGAGCACGGCAAACCTGGGAGACAGAGAAGGGGAACAGAGCGAGGAACAGCAATGCTGCCTGAACACCCTTGggcaggggtgtgtgtgtgtcaggaaAACTgatccacaaacaccagaggtttatgtccaaaaaggagacgCAGGAGTCCTTTTTGCTTTATTCGAATAAAGCATTCCCCTGGGATCTCTCCTATTTTTGGAGGATGAGGCCTCCCttttttatcccaatttcccGGCcgcatttccctctctctttccccatgggCTGATTGAGAGGCACAGGCTTCCCAGAACACACGATCCCTGAGATTGTCCTCTAATGTATAACCTTccctttgaatttttaattcgTAGAGAATTCAtagatttccccccccccccccccccttgcttctttcatctttcaatatccaatttcatttatcagcaaacctacagtttgtttgtaaaggtaattttttcccccatctatCAGTGGActcctcattttttcttttacctctCAGTGCTAGTCTTACATACCAGCACCTTATTTGTAAGGACAAATCTGACATTCCCCTCGGTGGAAAACCAAAGGCTGTGGTCACAGTGGCAGCCAAATCCAGAGATTGTGCAAATTCCCAAGAGGGTTTAAAGCTTGCATAAAAGTCTCAGTGCTTCATCACCTCCTTTATTCTGATGGGCCTTGACTTTTATCAGAGGGCTAGAAAATTAAATGTGCTTGTTTTGCCAAGCCATCAGCACTGTTCCAATAGGTACGCATAATGATGCTTtgcaaagtgaaaaagaaaattgttataAGCACATATTATATTATCAGCTTCtcacaaatattaaaatcaatACTATATTTATAATGTTAGAAAACTTTGCTGTATGAATAAAGTTTCTTTTAGCTCTTCTATCATCATAACTTGGAAAAAGTAGTGTAATAATATATTGGACTATAACATGGTGatgtaaaaagcttttgttcatgTAACTAACTCAGAGAATGGTAAAAAAGATAATCAGGAAATTCTTCACATTCTTGGATTATCGGACACCAGAACCCTAGGGAAGGAGTTTATTGATCTTATCAGGGAGTACCTGGAGCcacaaggagaaataaaaaaaaaaagttgaattacaggtgggggtggggggatgaTTTTGAATAATGCATGAAGATATATGAATATGCAGCATGTTGATGCATTTAAAGAAGTGCTTTGAGTTAGtgtgtgctcttggctgaatgtCAAGCACACGGCGGCCATAGAACCTTTTTGCTTTATTGTCTTGTCTCTTACTGTCTTTTATTAAACCATTTAAAATTCGCTAGGAAAGTGAAGCTCGTTTTTCACAAAATTACGGAACTTCACAGCTGGACACAGACTTCTTCCAGTGTGCTCCAAAGTGGTGAACGGAGGGAACCTGGTGTCTGAGCTTCCCGGTGGTTCTTCAGGGAAAATGATGCTATTCCCACAGCATTTCTCAGCAACAGGAGCGGTGCTTGTGACTAAGCAGCTCATGATAAGCAAAACTGAGGAAGATAAATGTACTCAGGTGCCCAACAAAGGTTTAAAAACTAATCCCAAAGACATGTACGCAGTCAGAAAGGGATACAGTTTTTAAAGCTGCATTCTTACAGAAAAATCTGTAATCTGAGGTGCATATATTCAGTGTTCCCTGATATTACTTCTGTGCttcatgtcatgtcatgtccAGTTCCTGTGTAACTCTTCTTAAAATCATGAAACGCAGTAAAACTCATTTGAGCAAGAGCTGCAGTATCAGAACTGTTTTGAAATGTTGGTAGTTGGGTTCAACAACCTTCATTCTCACTAAGAACACAGCAAGCTGTTTCTGCTGAAGTCAACAAAAAAACTCACAGGAGcatggatccatcccagggaatggattaatttaaaaaaaaaaaaaaagtggaagaatTTCTGCAGCTCATGTCTTAGCTCGAGGCAGGAATTGTATCTTCATAGTTTTCTAACCACACCTAACACATATCATAATCACATGGCacaactgaaataaaactgtaattaTCTTCTATTACCACCTTTTTGTTTGTATGGCATTCTAATCCTTACTCACAGGCAGTCTAAAAAGCAGGTAAACCTATTAAGATAACAGCAAAAGTAACACACATTATTATACTTCAGAAGAAAAGCTGGTAATTGATTTAAACAAGTTCTCAGGATTACACCTGGAAACAACAGAAAGCCAGGAAAAAGTTGATTTTCATTCATTGTAGGTAGGGCATAAAAAGAAGCATAAATGCATGCAGAAATTCTACTAACTCCATGCTTTCCATTGgattttatatttcagtttttcagattCTGGAAATTCAGATTGATTTATGTgacttttaaaaagcacttcTGAAACTGGGAAAGCTGCTATACTCCCAGTCTTTGAATTTTGAGGCAAACAccttgttaatttttttcctaacctCTTTGAATACCCCTAATTCTGAGAAACAAGAGtaggaggaagggagaaggacaggaagagatgaaaaagaagacagaaggagaaaagagaaagaattttttaaaaaagcaaggtatggaaaaaatagaaaagagagaaaaatatttttaaaaaagagaaggagaaggcaacagaagataagaaaaatgagaaaaagataaaagagggactgaaaaatagaaggaaaatgtttttaaaaggaaataaaattttaataaatagagaaaactaaaaagaaaaggagaaattacaaaaaacaaacaaacaaaaagaaataaaaggggggggaaaaagaaagaaatgagagaaaagcaaaatttcttGCAGACCCTGAACCACTTAAGAGGTTCAGGTTCTTAGAGGGAAGCCTCTTTGAGGACAGAGAATAAGAGGAGTGCCAAAGTGGGGCTGCAGCCTGTAAAGCAGAAGTGAACTTGTGCCCAAGGTCTATTTTCTTCTCTACAGCATAAAGTGCCTGTAGAACATTTGGAAACTGCTGTGATCTGAGTGAGGTTGGATACATAATTCTGGTGATAGTTGCTCCTGAGGGGCCCATTCCCAGAGTTCTCACTCATGTGAATTGTCCCTTGGATGCTAATGGGAATACTCTTGTAAATCAGGGATGCCATATAACCCAGAGCCCAGGGTTATACTGATCATGAAAGGCTTGATCTTACAAAGCTCGTTCATGTCAGCAACCCTTTTTCATGACAACTTCCCCATTGACTTGAAGAACTAGCCGCGTAGCCAGAGACAGTAGAATCAGGACACGAGTTTAGGGTCAGCATAAAAGTAGGGAATAAAAGAGTTTTTCATTTAACCTCCAGCAAGGAATGGATGCTCCCCAAGAAGGCCAGATAAGTGCAGTCCTTCTCTTTTAACTGCAGGGAGGGCAAAAGAGAGGCACGTATTGATCGGGCTTGTTCTGGCCTGTCTCCTTCTCTGGCTCTATTTATTCACAATAATTAGAGTGGCAAAGAAGGTAGCAACAGCACATTTTCACCACACCTCATGCTCGTGTTCACCACCCCCTTGATACTATAAATCAGTTTATTCTTCCAGTAAAACTGGAAGATTATGCCTGCTTCATGAAATAAACCAGTGCTCTACAGAGTAAAACACATTGTGAACACTAAGATGCAATCTTAAAATCTGAAATGCTGTTTAAATACCACAAGAAAAGTGTTACAAACATGTTTAGTATGACGGACGGGAGCCTATTTTTGTGCTACTCTATTAAAACCTGCATCTTCTGGTTGGGAAGCACTTTCAGTATATCAAATGTTGACACCTAGGTAATTTTGCTGTGATTCACACGCTTCTTCCTCATAAGATCTCAAGCTGCTGTCTGGTTTCTTTGGGGAACCGCTTCAAAAACAGCAAGAAAGGATCACTGTGCCTTTGGGAATTCTTCCTGCTGGGATAGCTGAGTGAAGGCTTCTCTGGCCTTTTGGTAGAGATTCTAACATCCAAAGAGCAGTGTCCATCCAATCTTTTATCCATGCTACTGTTTAGAGGACAAAAGTTCTCCatattggaattttttttcttttttttttttttttttccagaattccagATGCTCACTTGTGAGACAGAAACAGTAGTAAATGATTGAAGTGGCCAGTCACAGTGGGTGGTGACCAACAGGCAGTGTGAGAAAAAGATTCAAACTCCACAAAGCTCTGAGTGGTTACATCTGCTGGTTCTATGCCCAGTTATATATCATTTATACATTGTGCAGAGACCCCACAAAGCTCTTTACTGATCCTTATCAAATTAGCATCTAAAGTTGCTTAAAATCTTCCAGATCAAAAGTCAGGTGAAGAGCAATTGTAAGAAATAGTACAACACAGGAAAATTATCTGTAATCTGTGCCCTGCTGACTTGATGTTCCACTTAAGGAACAAGTCAGAAAGGGATTGGTGGACATATAGGAAAACCTTTATAGTAGGTCTATACATGGACTTTTTCTTTGGCCTTGAATCCTTTTTCACTGTGTAAGAATCCTGCAACAGCTGtcttgtttctgaaaataagtGTGCAGCCCAGAACCACCTTTGCAGCTGGCAGTAATGCATTGTGTGCTTCGGTGAGGTGTTTAAAGCCCTGTGCTGAACTGAAGGGGAAAGCTTCACTCAGCGTTTGTGCTGCTATTTGAGCTGCACAATTGTTTTTGTTAGGAAAGCAAGATAATCGTTGCCATTAAGGGATGTAAGAAAGATGTTGCATGCCcac is part of the Cinclus cinclus chromosome 4, bCinCin1.1, whole genome shotgun sequence genome and encodes:
- the MGST1 gene encoding microsomal glutathione S-transferase 1 isoform X2; this translates as MAKSTQLIDNEVFRAYVTYAAIVLIKMMLMSLVTAYFRITRKAFVNPEDTESFGKGESAKKYLRTDPDVERVRRAHLNDLENIVPFVGIGLLYALSGPELSTALLHFRIFTGARILHTFAYLIPLPQPGRGLSWAVGYSVTFSMAYKVLKTAWLL
- the MGST1 gene encoding microsomal glutathione S-transferase 1 isoform X1; translated protein: MAASPAGPGIRCGLGAEPAGTRRLGKFRLRGERASGPGGAVAGRDTRGGGGRVRARPLLRAPAAGLRRQTIVISVAVIAVTRVCQDVCNRNEPVPSNPVLLACLGLVSAISLPISRSVPFRFALRGPGHRWSLERSQGSEGKWMNVAELQSCSEQCPMAMTWHWSSVRRGEMAKSTQLIDNEVFRAYVTYAAIVLIKMMLMSLVTAYFRITRKAFVNPEDTESFGKGESAKKYLRTDPDVERVRRAHLNDLENIVPFVGIGLLYALSGPELSTALLHFRIFTGARILHTFAYLIPLPQPGRGLSWAVGYSVTFSMAYKVLKTAWLL
- the MGST1 gene encoding microsomal glutathione S-transferase 1 isoform X3: MAKSTQLIDNEAFVNPEDTESFGKGESAKKYLRTDPDVERVRRAHLNDLENIVPFVGIGLLYALSGPELSTALLHFRIFTGARILHTFAYLIPLPQPGRGLSWAVGYSVTFSMAYKVLKTAWLL